One Orcinus orca chromosome 7, mOrcOrc1.1, whole genome shotgun sequence genomic window carries:
- the LOC101282606 gene encoding gamma-crystallin F-like, which yields MGKITFYEDRGFQGRHYECSSDHANLQPCFGRCNSIRVDSGCWMLYEQPDYSGCQYFLRRGDYPDYQQWMGLNDSVRSCRLIPHTSSHRLRMYEREDYRGQMAELTEDCSSLRDRFHFNEIRSLHVLEGWWVLYEMPNYRGRQYLVRPGDYRHYHDWGALDARVGSLRRAVDFY from the exons ATGGGGAAG aTCACCTTCTACGAGGACCGGGGCTTCCAGGGCCGCCACTACGAGTGCAGCAGCGACCACGCCAACCTGCAGCCCTGCTTCGGCCGCTGCAACTCCATCCGGGTGGACAGCGGCTGCTGGATGCTCTACGAGCAGCCCGACTACTCGGGTTGCCAGTACTTCCTGCGGCGCGGCGACTACCCTGACTACCAGCAGTGGATGGGCCTCAACGACTCCGTCCGCTCCTGCCGCCTCATCCCCCAC ACCAGCTCCCACCGGCTGAGGATGTACGAGCGAGAGGACTACCGAGGCCAGATGGCGGAGCTCACGGAAGACTGCTCCTCGCTCCGCGACCGCTTCCACTTCAATGAGATCCGCTCCCTTCACGTGCTGGAGGGCTGGTGGGTCCTCTATGAGATGCCCAACTACCGCGGGCGGCAGTACCTAGTGAGGCCGGGGGACTACAGGCACTACCACGACTGGGGGGCCCTGGATGCCAGAGTGGGCTCCCTGAGGAGGGCCGTGGATTTCTACTGA